A window of Proteus columbae contains these coding sequences:
- the cysA gene encoding sulfate/thiosulfate ABC transporter ATP-binding protein CysA: MSIEINSVTKYFDRTEVLHDVSLDVASGEMVALLGPSGSGKTTLLRIIAGLEHQTQGSIRFEGQDVSRLHARDRKVGFVFQHYALFRHMTVFENIAFGLTVLPRRERPSKDAIHKKVEQLLEMIQLPHLAQRYPAQLSGGQKQRVALARALAVEPQILLLDEPFGALDAKVRTELRRWLRELHEELKFTSVFVTHDQQEAMEVADRIVIMGNGKIEQVGTPQEVWQSPKSRFVLEFLGDVNHLKGKINGAQLQIGGYHLPLSVTPLYQGSVDVFLRPWEIALSVHANSVCRLPVKVIEVSPKGHYWQLILQPLGWSETPITAVWNDISSAPTKGNTYYMGGAQARLYTGDTPLNTVSLAYTA, from the coding sequence ATGAGTATTGAAATTAATAGTGTCACAAAATATTTTGATCGCACTGAAGTGTTGCATGATGTCAGTCTTGATGTGGCTTCAGGTGAAATGGTGGCGCTGTTAGGTCCTTCAGGATCGGGAAAAACGACACTTTTACGTATTATTGCAGGTCTTGAGCATCAAACCCAAGGAAGTATTCGTTTTGAAGGGCAGGATGTTAGCCGATTACATGCGAGAGATCGCAAAGTCGGTTTTGTTTTTCAGCATTATGCATTGTTTCGCCATATGACCGTATTTGAGAATATCGCTTTTGGTTTAACCGTATTGCCCCGCCGCGAGCGCCCTAGCAAAGACGCAATTCATAAAAAAGTTGAGCAGTTATTAGAGATGATCCAATTGCCTCATTTAGCTCAACGTTATCCAGCACAATTGTCAGGCGGACAGAAACAGCGTGTAGCCTTAGCAAGAGCATTGGCCGTTGAACCTCAAATTTTGTTATTAGATGAGCCTTTTGGTGCTTTAGATGCCAAGGTGAGAACCGAATTACGCCGTTGGTTACGTGAATTGCATGAAGAGCTTAAATTTACCAGTGTCTTCGTCACTCATGATCAACAAGAAGCGATGGAAGTGGCTGATCGCATTGTGATTATGGGAAATGGCAAAATAGAGCAAGTAGGGACACCACAAGAAGTGTGGCAATCACCAAAAAGTCGCTTTGTTTTAGAATTTTTAGGTGATGTGAACCACCTAAAAGGTAAAATTAATGGCGCTCAATTACAGATTGGGGGATATCACTTGCCATTATCTGTGACACCGCTTTATCAAGGTTCGGTAGATGTGTTCTTACGTCCGTGGGAAATTGCATTAAGTGTACATGCCAATAGTGTTTGCAGATTACCCGTTAAGGTTATTGAGGTATCACCCAAAGGGCATTATTGGCAGTTAATTTTACAGCCATTAGGTTGGAGTGAAACACCTATTACTGCAGTTTGGAATGATATTTCTTCGGCGCCAACAAAAGGAAATACCTATTATATGGGAGGTGCTCAAGCCCGTTTATATACGGGAGATACTCCCTTAAATACAGTATCGTTAGCTTATACCGCTTAA
- the cysW gene encoding sulfate/thiosulfate ABC transporter permease CysW produces MSDIMQQRSVYRLQIDWVKWGLIFTGVVLSILFLVVPIAWIFMTAFSKGVEIFTENLLDSDMLHAVWLTVLIAIITVPVNMLFGVSMAWLVTRFRFPGRQLLMTLIDIPFAVSPVVAGLLYLLFYGSNGWAGQWLSQFDIQLMFSWPGMVLVTVFVTCPFVVRELVPVMMSQGSQEDEAAVLLGASGWKMFWRVTLPNIRWALLYGVVLTNARAIGEFGAVSVVSGAIRGETYSLPLQVELLHQDYNTVGAFTAAALLAMMAIFTLMFKSALQWHLARQQ; encoded by the coding sequence ATGTCAGATATTATGCAACAACGCTCGGTATATCGTCTCCAAATTGATTGGGTAAAGTGGGGGTTAATCTTTACTGGCGTTGTGTTATCCATTTTATTTTTAGTTGTGCCTATTGCGTGGATCTTTATGACCGCGTTTTCAAAAGGCGTTGAAATATTTACTGAGAATTTATTAGACAGCGATATGTTACATGCTGTCTGGTTAACGGTTCTCATCGCGATAATCACTGTACCTGTCAATATGTTGTTCGGTGTCAGTATGGCATGGCTTGTCACGCGCTTTCGTTTTCCGGGGCGCCAACTGTTAATGACGTTGATAGATATTCCATTTGCAGTATCTCCAGTGGTTGCTGGATTACTTTATCTGCTTTTTTACGGTAGCAATGGCTGGGCTGGGCAGTGGTTATCGCAATTTGATATCCAACTTATGTTCTCATGGCCGGGAATGGTATTAGTTACGGTGTTTGTCACTTGCCCTTTTGTAGTCAGAGAACTGGTACCAGTGATGATGAGCCAAGGTAGCCAAGAAGATGAAGCCGCCGTGTTATTAGGAGCGAGTGGGTGGAAGATGTTTTGGCGTGTGACGTTGCCTAATATTCGCTGGGCATTGCTCTATGGTGTTGTATTAACGAATGCTAGAGCAATTGGTGAGTTTGGTGCAGTTTCTGTGGTGTCTGGTGCTATTCGTGGCGAAACCTATTCACTACCGTTACAAGTGGAATTACTTCATCAAGATTACAATACCGTTGGCGCATTTACGGCGGCTGCATTACTCGCCATGATGGCAATATTCACTTTAATGTTTAAAAGTGCATTGCAATGGCACTTAGCTCGTCAGCAATGA
- the cysT gene encoding sulfate/thiosulfate ABC transporter permease CysT, translating into MFTTTSKRVLPGFGLSLGGTLFYTCLILLLPMSALVVQLSDMSWAQYWAVITHPQIVAAYKVTLLAAAVASIFNAIFGMLLAWIITRYRFPGRQLLDGLMDLPFALPTAVAGLTLATLFSTQGWYGFVLDKFDIKVINTWIGIAVAMAFTSLPFVVRTVQPVLEELGPEYEEAAETLGASRWQTFRKVVLPELSPALIAGTALSFTRSLGEFGAVIFIAGNIAWQTEVVSLMIFIRLQEFDYPAASAVASVILLVSLVLLFSINGLQSRFGQRLRGH; encoded by the coding sequence ATGTTTACCACAACCAGCAAACGGGTTTTACCGGGATTTGGATTAAGTTTAGGTGGAACACTGTTTTATACCTGCTTGATCTTGCTGTTACCAATGAGTGCGCTGGTTGTGCAACTTTCTGATATGAGTTGGGCCCAATATTGGGCAGTAATCACGCATCCACAAATTGTGGCCGCTTATAAAGTCACGCTATTAGCGGCGGCAGTTGCCAGCATTTTTAATGCTATTTTCGGTATGTTGCTTGCGTGGATCATTACTCGTTACCGTTTTCCAGGTAGACAACTACTTGATGGTTTAATGGATTTACCTTTCGCTTTACCTACGGCTGTTGCGGGCTTGACACTCGCAACGCTTTTTTCAACACAAGGCTGGTACGGTTTTGTATTGGATAAATTTGATATAAAAGTCATTAATACATGGATTGGTATTGCCGTTGCTATGGCTTTTACCAGTTTACCTTTTGTTGTAAGAACGGTTCAGCCAGTTCTTGAAGAGTTAGGCCCTGAGTATGAAGAAGCGGCTGAGACGCTAGGAGCGAGTCGTTGGCAGACTTTTCGTAAGGTTGTATTACCTGAATTATCACCGGCACTAATAGCGGGAACCGCGCTCTCTTTTACGCGCAGTTTAGGTGAGTTTGGCGCCGTTATTTTTATTGCTGGCAATATTGCATGGCAAACAGAAGTCGTTTCTTTGATGATTTTTATTCGATTGCAAGAGTTTGATTATCCTGCGGCAAGTGCCGTTGCTTCTGTAATTTTACTTGTTTCATTAGTCTTACTGTTTTCAATTAATGGATTACAAAGCCGATTTGGTCAACGGTTAAGGGGGCATTGA